Proteins from one Mycobacterium sp. EPa45 genomic window:
- a CDS encoding AAA family ATPase, with translation MDGQILPTEATGKARNRLRPGRVRTLEFALHRPVLPAIMLCVVGGVVGRGDEVVAVRTALERARQAPATLILEGPAGIGKTTLWRAAVERAAAEGFTVLETAGAPAEVSLALAAVGDLLTGIDTTVIDRLSPLHQQALHAVIAGLEGPGGDERLLATAVRAALDEFACRQPVLIAIDDAQWLDEASRLVLGFAIRRLSGPVGLLAAYRTEDPSGPDRSWLHPRDPRALTRLTVGPMSLGALHALIRDHLGMSPPRPTMVRIHTLSGGNPFYALELARALTDSPSGELAALPPTLAGLVRDRIGHLDPTTALAAVTIAAAVDPTVDLIATATGHGRGHLVEILQPLEARGILNFVGHHIRFTHPLIASGLTTTADPATYRRAHRSLADAVDQPELRARHLALATPHGDPDTHTALDTAAETAAARGAYSVGAELVTLALRLGGDTEIRRMRCSEYLFRAGALDEAESMIAPIAATLPAGFVRALGLMLLAAIRSYRDGLTTTTGVLARAVAEAEEHPALRAQARILLALATGLTGDMAGCVTHARQAREEAETTGINSLRSQALALWTHVSFMYGLGTDEEALQQALAIEDAGTAAPATVQPSAVLAMNLAWTGRLQEAHTTMEVIAHRCAERGSEVDVVWAAEQLTMIEVYLGRYTDALQTAREALERAEQLGGRLPLVTAYTAVAAAAAHLGRAEQTKNAADRAVASATAAGSLYLIRSPLTSLAFVQVSEGLYTDALQTLSPLLEHFDAAHETEIMAGAYLPDAVEALTALGRVGEAEPLVAALEANGARSDRAWMLAVGARCRALLLAAAGHLDDAAAQAEAALTHHDRLPMPFERARTQLLLGQLQRRRRRPQLAHNALSEAADTFDQIGSPLWATRAHRELDRLTTRNPGSALTEAEQRVAEHAAAGLSNKQIAATLYLSAKTVEMYLSNTYRKLGIRSRTQLAQQLRTTDNQSDNDSPSATT, from the coding sequence ATGGACGGCCAGATCCTGCCCACCGAGGCCACCGGGAAAGCCCGCAACCGGTTGCGCCCCGGGCGTGTGCGCACTCTCGAGTTTGCGCTGCACCGGCCGGTTCTGCCTGCGATCATGCTGTGCGTGGTCGGGGGAGTGGTGGGGCGCGGCGATGAGGTCGTTGCGGTGCGAACGGCGTTGGAGCGGGCGCGCCAGGCACCGGCAACACTGATCCTCGAAGGCCCGGCCGGGATCGGGAAGACCACCCTATGGCGAGCCGCTGTCGAACGCGCTGCGGCCGAGGGGTTCACCGTGTTGGAAACCGCCGGGGCGCCCGCCGAGGTGTCGTTAGCGTTGGCCGCGGTGGGCGACCTACTGACCGGGATCGACACCACCGTCATCGATCGGCTCTCACCCTTGCACCAACAGGCCCTGCACGCGGTGATCGCCGGCCTGGAGGGACCCGGCGGCGATGAACGGCTGCTAGCGACTGCCGTTCGGGCCGCCCTCGACGAATTCGCCTGCCGGCAACCAGTTTTGATCGCAATCGACGACGCCCAATGGCTCGATGAGGCCAGCCGACTGGTCCTCGGATTCGCCATCCGCCGGTTGAGCGGACCCGTCGGCCTCCTAGCCGCCTACCGCACCGAGGACCCCTCCGGCCCGGACCGTTCCTGGCTACATCCCCGCGACCCGCGCGCCCTGACTCGGCTGACTGTGGGCCCGATGAGCCTGGGCGCCCTGCACGCACTCATCCGCGACCACCTGGGTATGTCACCACCGCGGCCCACCATGGTGCGCATCCACACCCTCTCCGGCGGAAATCCCTTCTACGCACTGGAATTGGCCCGCGCACTGACCGACAGTCCGAGCGGTGAACTGGCGGCACTACCGCCGACCCTGGCGGGGCTCGTCCGGGATCGCATCGGCCACCTCGACCCCACCACGGCCCTGGCAGCGGTCACCATCGCCGCCGCCGTCGACCCCACAGTCGATCTGATCGCCACCGCCACCGGGCACGGCCGCGGACACCTCGTCGAAATCCTCCAGCCCCTTGAAGCACGCGGGATCCTGAACTTCGTCGGCCACCACATCCGCTTTACACACCCCCTGATCGCCTCCGGGCTCACCACCACCGCCGACCCCGCCACCTACCGACGGGCGCACCGCAGTCTGGCCGACGCCGTCGACCAACCCGAACTCCGCGCCCGCCATCTCGCCCTGGCCACCCCGCACGGCGATCCCGACACCCACACCGCCCTGGACACCGCGGCCGAAACCGCCGCCGCGCGCGGTGCATACAGCGTCGGGGCCGAACTGGTCACCCTGGCATTACGCCTCGGCGGCGATACCGAAATTAGGCGAATGCGCTGTTCGGAGTACCTATTCCGGGCCGGGGCCCTCGACGAAGCGGAAAGCATGATCGCTCCGATCGCCGCAACCCTGCCTGCGGGATTCGTGCGGGCCCTGGGCCTCATGCTGCTGGCCGCCATCCGCAGCTACCGCGACGGCCTGACGACTACCACCGGCGTCTTGGCACGCGCGGTCGCCGAAGCCGAAGAGCATCCGGCGCTGCGGGCGCAAGCTCGAATACTGCTCGCTCTGGCGACTGGACTCACCGGCGACATGGCGGGGTGCGTAACTCACGCACGGCAGGCACGCGAGGAAGCCGAGACCACGGGCATCAACTCGCTCCGCAGCCAGGCCCTGGCCCTCTGGACGCACGTCAGTTTCATGTACGGGCTGGGAACCGACGAGGAGGCGCTGCAGCAGGCGCTCGCCATCGAAGATGCCGGCACTGCCGCACCCGCCACCGTGCAGCCCTCAGCAGTGTTGGCGATGAACCTCGCGTGGACAGGCCGCCTGCAGGAGGCACACACGACGATGGAAGTGATAGCTCACCGATGCGCGGAGCGCGGCAGCGAAGTCGACGTGGTCTGGGCCGCAGAACAACTCACGATGATCGAAGTGTATTTGGGCCGCTACACCGACGCGCTACAGACCGCCCGCGAAGCGTTGGAACGGGCCGAACAGCTCGGCGGTCGACTGCCCCTCGTCACCGCCTACACGGCGGTGGCGGCCGCAGCCGCTCATCTGGGGCGCGCCGAGCAAACGAAGAACGCAGCCGATCGGGCGGTCGCATCCGCGACTGCAGCCGGATCGCTGTACCTAATCCGATCTCCACTGACCAGTCTGGCTTTCGTGCAAGTGTCCGAAGGCCTCTACACCGATGCCCTGCAGACACTTTCACCCCTATTGGAGCACTTTGACGCCGCCCATGAAACCGAAATCATGGCGGGCGCCTATCTTCCGGATGCGGTGGAGGCGTTGACTGCGTTGGGCCGGGTGGGTGAGGCCGAGCCCCTCGTGGCAGCGTTGGAGGCCAACGGCGCCCGATCGGACCGGGCCTGGATGCTGGCCGTCGGCGCCCGCTGCCGAGCCCTCCTCCTGGCTGCCGCCGGCCACCTCGACGACGCCGCTGCCCAGGCCGAGGCCGCGCTGACTCACCATGACCGGCTGCCCATGCCCTTCGAACGAGCCCGCACACAACTGCTGCTCGGCCAACTGCAGCGCCGCCGCCGCCGACCCCAACTGGCCCACAACGCCTTGAGCGAGGCCGCGGACACCTTCGACCAGATCGGCAGCCCGCTATGGGCGACGCGCGCCCACCGCGAACTCGACCGACTGACCACCCGCAACCCCGGGTCCGCGCTGACCGAGGCCGAACAACGCGTCGCCGAGCACGCTGCCGCCGGACTGAGCAACAAACAGATCGCCGCCACCCTGTATCTGTCGGCAAAAACCGTCGAAATGTACCTGTCCAACACCTATCGCAAACTCGGCATCCGCTCCCGAACCCAACTCGCCCAACAGCTCCGCACCACTGACAATCAGTCAGACAACGACTCACCGTCAGCGACGACATAG
- a CDS encoding TetR/AcrR family transcriptional regulator — MDRGARSREVLLDAAERLIAEHGFEVPLREIAVAAGQRNNSAVNYYFRSRQDLIDAVVARRLVPMEAERQAMLDGMSAEEMRDAHALLRVLVEPFGNLEATHYARFLEVVRIRLNREPQSPAESAWPRITGAMRELVPASDRGTRIRRVSAVATTMWALLADRERRAESGGAGPDSLDEIVAMLAAMLTAPQRQPAAAG; from the coding sequence GTGGACCGCGGCGCCCGTTCTCGGGAAGTACTGCTCGACGCCGCTGAACGGCTGATCGCCGAGCACGGCTTCGAGGTGCCGCTGCGCGAAATCGCCGTCGCGGCCGGCCAGCGCAACAACTCAGCGGTCAACTATTACTTCCGGAGCAGGCAGGACCTCATCGACGCGGTGGTGGCCCGGCGGCTGGTCCCGATGGAGGCCGAGCGGCAGGCCATGCTCGACGGCATGTCCGCCGAGGAGATGCGTGACGCGCACGCATTGCTGCGGGTGCTCGTCGAACCGTTCGGCAACCTCGAGGCCACGCACTACGCCCGGTTCCTCGAGGTGGTGCGAATCCGGCTGAACCGGGAACCGCAGAGTCCGGCCGAGTCGGCATGGCCGCGCATCACCGGGGCGATGCGCGAGCTGGTTCCCGCATCCGATCGCGGCACTCGCATCCGCAGGGTCTCCGCCGTCGCCACCACGATGTGGGCGCTGCTGGCCGACCGCGAGCGTCGCGCCGAAAGCGGGGGAGCGGGCCCCGACAGTCTCGACGAGATCGTCGCCATGCTGGCTGCGATGCTCACGGCGCCGCAACGCCAACCTGCCGCCGCAGGCTGA
- a CDS encoding Rieske 2Fe-2S domain-containing protein, whose amino-acid sequence MNQIREIDPGTPMTRYARGWHCLGLADDFRDGKPHGIKAFGGKLVVYADSHGDVHVLDGYCRHLGADLAMGTVKGDNLACAFHDWRWNGATGRCVEIPYARRVPKLARTRKYQTVEVNGQLLMWHDPEGSTPPPELTPPTIDGYDEGQWSKWAWNSMVIEGAHCREIVDNNVDMAHFFYIHYAYPTFFKNVFEGHTASQYMESKGRQDFTEHPERLWEGTKLRSEATYFGPSYMINWLHNDLGPDFTVESVLINCHYPIDQNSFMLQFGVSVQNMPGLSDEKAAKLAQSYSKIYEVGFLQDVEIWKHKTRIENPLLCEEDGALYQYRRWYEQFYVDAADVTSDMTDRFELEVDTTHAYDVWQREVDENMQKRAAAATSS is encoded by the coding sequence ATGAACCAGATCCGCGAGATCGACCCCGGCACGCCGATGACGCGTTACGCGCGCGGTTGGCACTGCCTGGGCCTGGCAGACGATTTCCGCGACGGCAAGCCGCACGGCATCAAGGCCTTCGGCGGCAAGCTCGTGGTGTACGCCGACTCGCACGGCGACGTCCACGTCCTCGACGGCTATTGCCGGCATCTGGGTGCCGACCTGGCCATGGGCACGGTCAAGGGTGACAACCTCGCGTGTGCGTTCCACGACTGGCGCTGGAACGGCGCGACTGGACGCTGCGTCGAAATTCCCTATGCCAGAAGGGTTCCCAAGCTCGCCCGGACTCGCAAGTACCAGACCGTCGAAGTCAACGGTCAGCTGCTGATGTGGCATGACCCGGAGGGGTCGACGCCGCCGCCGGAACTCACCCCGCCGACGATCGACGGCTACGACGAGGGCCAGTGGTCGAAATGGGCATGGAACTCGATGGTCATCGAGGGGGCGCACTGCCGGGAGATCGTCGACAACAACGTCGACATGGCGCACTTCTTCTACATCCACTACGCCTACCCGACTTTCTTCAAGAACGTCTTCGAAGGTCACACCGCCAGCCAGTACATGGAATCCAAGGGTCGCCAGGACTTCACCGAGCATCCGGAGCGGTTGTGGGAGGGCACGAAACTGCGCTCAGAGGCGACCTATTTCGGCCCGTCATACATGATCAACTGGCTGCACAACGACCTCGGACCGGACTTCACCGTCGAGTCGGTGCTGATCAACTGCCACTACCCGATCGATCAGAACTCGTTCATGCTGCAGTTCGGGGTTTCGGTGCAGAACATGCCGGGGTTGTCAGATGAGAAGGCGGCCAAGCTCGCCCAGTCTTATTCGAAGATCTACGAGGTCGGCTTCCTGCAGGACGTGGAGATCTGGAAGCACAAGACGCGGATCGAGAACCCGCTGCTGTGCGAGGAGGACGGGGCGCTCTACCAGTACCGGCGGTGGTACGAACAGTTCTACGTCGACGCCGCCGATGTCACCTCGGACATGACCGACCGGTTCGAGCTCGAGGTCGACACCACCCACGCGTACGACGTGTGGCAGCGCGAGGTCGACGAGAACATGCAAAAGCGCGCTGCTGCAGCAACATCCAGTTAG
- a CDS encoding WhiB family transcriptional regulator — protein sequence MNFRPCSVDPDLWFGYADDDASDGAAKARVYEQSATRARTICLRRCPLAQQRACARSAVEGGEEYGVWAGIKLPGGQYRKRHQLAHAHELLRRIADGQLNPRELPESAELLARSEELPAQVATVVHLPLGRPRTAA from the coding sequence ATGAACTTTCGCCCATGCTCGGTCGACCCCGATCTGTGGTTCGGCTACGCCGACGACGACGCCAGTGACGGCGCGGCCAAGGCCCGCGTCTATGAGCAGTCGGCCACCCGCGCGCGGACGATCTGCCTACGCCGGTGCCCGCTGGCCCAGCAGCGCGCGTGCGCCCGCAGCGCCGTCGAAGGTGGCGAGGAGTACGGGGTGTGGGCCGGCATCAAGCTGCCCGGCGGCCAATACCGCAAGCGCCACCAGCTGGCCCATGCCCATGAGCTGCTGCGGCGCATCGCCGACGGTCAGCTCAATCCGCGCGAACTGCCGGAGAGCGCCGAGTTGCTGGCGCGCAGCGAGGAACTGCCCGCCCAGGTGGCGACCGTCGTCCATCTACCGTTGGGCCGGCCGCGCACCGCGGCCTGA
- a CDS encoding helix-turn-helix domain-containing protein has translation MSREAAGAAIRTLREARDWSLAELAAATGVSIMGLSFLERGARKPHKGTVQKVENGLGLPPGTYARLLVADDPAAEIAQYLTDSPTAPAPSRSTTGIVVSRHSDADVLEAHAEAHLESLNSLIARLPAETSNEYETYIQSVIEQCVKAELLAANSWRVAVNAGAESVDRLMNHLKSLESIRTGLLARMPGSLSARFDQACTHSDLPEPVIATLIGVDVEQLWDIRNRGAIPPGVLPRVRAFVEEQP, from the coding sequence GTGAGCCGAGAGGCGGCGGGCGCGGCCATCCGGACATTGCGCGAAGCCCGGGACTGGTCGCTGGCCGAACTCGCGGCGGCAACCGGGGTCAGCATCATGGGCCTGAGCTTCCTGGAGCGCGGGGCCCGAAAGCCGCACAAAGGCACAGTTCAGAAGGTTGAAAATGGCCTGGGGCTGCCGCCGGGAACGTACGCGCGCCTGCTCGTAGCCGACGATCCGGCCGCCGAAATCGCCCAGTATCTGACCGATTCGCCGACCGCACCCGCGCCGTCGCGGAGCACCACCGGCATCGTCGTCAGCCGCCACAGCGACGCCGATGTGCTCGAAGCCCACGCCGAAGCACACCTGGAATCGCTCAACTCGTTGATAGCCCGTCTGCCAGCGGAGACGTCAAACGAATATGAAACGTATATTCAGTCCGTGATCGAGCAATGTGTGAAGGCCGAGCTGCTGGCCGCCAACTCGTGGCGCGTCGCCGTCAATGCCGGCGCCGAATCCGTAGACCGCCTGATGAACCACCTCAAGTCGCTGGAGTCGATCCGCACTGGCTTGCTGGCCCGGATGCCGGGCAGCCTCAGCGCGCGCTTCGATCAGGCATGCACCCACTCCGACCTCCCCGAACCGGTCATTGCGACCCTGATCGGCGTCGACGTCGAGCAGCTGTGGGACATCCGCAATCGCGGCGCGATCCCACCAGGGGTGCTGCCGCGGGTGAGGGCGTTCGTCGAGGAGCAGCCGTGA
- a CDS encoding C40 family peptidase — translation MTAGELEILSRAHALFDGQRSFAALDAATGVRSSAADGLPAAYHRAAALRRAELDGARRVDDDVSAILARAQRDHHEAQQQTRAVLDAARADAAAASDSPVAQRELLRRRASRLRAQHAHVLAARRRARRRLALLRAMGYRTRRRSVPVPNSRAALAVRAALSRLGCPYVWGATGPDRFDCSGLVKWAYAQAGIRLDRTTYDQINDGVPVSRSQVRPGDLVFPHTGHVQMAIGNGMVVEAPYAGANVQISRMGTAVAIRRPV, via the coding sequence GTGACCGCCGGCGAACTGGAGATCTTGAGCCGCGCCCACGCGTTGTTCGACGGCCAGCGGTCGTTCGCGGCGCTCGACGCCGCAACCGGTGTGCGATCGTCAGCAGCCGACGGGTTGCCCGCCGCCTACCACCGAGCGGCCGCCCTGCGTCGTGCTGAACTCGACGGCGCCCGCCGCGTGGACGACGACGTATCGGCGATCCTGGCCCGCGCCCAGCGCGATCACCACGAAGCCCAACAGCAGACCCGTGCCGTACTGGACGCCGCCCGCGCCGATGCCGCAGCCGCCTCCGACAGCCCCGTTGCCCAGCGAGAGCTGCTGCGGCGCAGGGCATCCCGGTTGCGTGCCCAACACGCCCATGTTCTCGCCGCCCGGCGCCGAGCCCGTCGACGGCTCGCCCTGCTGCGCGCGATGGGATATCGCACGCGTCGCAGGAGTGTGCCGGTGCCGAACTCTCGCGCAGCGCTCGCCGTGCGCGCCGCGCTGTCCAGGCTGGGCTGCCCGTATGTCTGGGGTGCCACCGGTCCGGACCGCTTCGACTGCTCGGGCCTGGTCAAGTGGGCTTACGCCCAGGCCGGGATTCGGCTGGATCGCACCACCTACGACCAGATCAATGACGGCGTGCCGGTGTCCCGCTCGCAGGTCCGACCCGGTGATCTGGTCTTTCCGCACACCGGGCATGTCCAGATGGCCATCGGCAACGGCATGGTGGTGGAGGCGCCGTACGCCGGCGCCAACGTCCAGATCAGCCGGATGGGGACTGCCGTCGCGATCCGCCGGCCCGTATAG
- a CDS encoding DUF4226 domain-containing protein: MAEHVGASADALASARSLLAARDRELAEADAELAEAVSSAHAAATEAIRKLDAIHAEIEAAVARQAVSAPVEGREFARFLLAKQREISSILTAARAESDTKVIVLQRLLDQYRVPSTPA; this comes from the coding sequence ATGGCAGAGCACGTCGGAGCGTCGGCCGACGCCCTCGCATCAGCTCGATCGTTGCTGGCCGCCCGCGACCGCGAGCTCGCCGAGGCCGATGCCGAACTGGCCGAGGCGGTGTCCAGTGCCCACGCCGCGGCAACCGAGGCGATCCGCAAGCTCGACGCCATCCACGCCGAGATCGAAGCGGCCGTCGCCCGCCAAGCCGTCAGCGCTCCGGTCGAGGGACGCGAGTTCGCGCGGTTCCTGCTCGCGAAGCAACGCGAGATCAGCAGCATCCTGACTGCCGCCCGTGCCGAGTCGGACACCAAAGTGATTGTGCTGCAGCGTCTTCTGGACCAGTACCGGGTACCGTCCACACCGGCCTGA
- a CDS encoding DUF4226 domain-containing protein, with the protein MASYQDLLDVIARVGALTGDSRAWLTGLSDADLATITSPVSVVSPSAIDNVVAKIRAQHRPVFDAPAADQASAAGEGHAAEAIRSAETSLAHQNSVSAQVDLQVITAVLNAHAAHSAGRGALDALQKDIEVAVATRTDLDTPAGARAFQRYLIEKLRDIKTVVETAGLDATSKASLAAALASLYAGATPQTASEADPKPPEPTTTSSAPSQPGDMPADIGPDPFADALLPDDLMVPPGDPAVAGQPLAAPMIPPMTGIPAMGGGSGGGLPSGSAPMPAALDNLTPPRLPSGDLSDLHDGPLPDEQLDEVPIEPVDGEDKPGEEPAPALDESTVVNLPDGETVTAPTPQLAAAITAAVAGTPIAEAFRQQGITIPAPGTAVAHPVDPVRVLPGDIGMLTDRHALALGNGKVVFNNQIQPIASVTGPSFLGWEHPPEPDDKTKTPRPDPQEQSDQPAPTRPAVTAGPPAIGE; encoded by the coding sequence GTGGCGAGTTACCAAGACCTGCTCGACGTGATAGCGCGCGTCGGCGCGCTCACCGGCGACAGCCGAGCCTGGCTGACCGGGCTGTCGGATGCGGACCTCGCGACGATCACCAGTCCGGTCAGCGTCGTGTCGCCGAGCGCAATCGACAACGTAGTGGCCAAGATTCGCGCCCAGCATCGACCGGTCTTCGATGCTCCGGCCGCCGACCAGGCCTCCGCCGCGGGTGAGGGCCACGCAGCAGAAGCCATTCGTTCGGCGGAAACATCGTTGGCACACCAGAATTCGGTGAGTGCGCAAGTTGACCTGCAGGTGATCACCGCGGTGCTCAATGCGCATGCCGCCCACTCCGCGGGGCGCGGCGCGCTCGATGCGCTGCAGAAGGACATCGAGGTAGCCGTGGCCACCCGCACCGATCTCGACACCCCGGCCGGGGCGCGGGCATTCCAGCGATATCTGATCGAAAAGCTGCGCGACATCAAGACCGTCGTGGAAACCGCGGGCCTCGACGCCACCTCGAAGGCCTCACTGGCTGCGGCGCTGGCATCGCTGTATGCGGGCGCCACCCCGCAGACCGCGTCCGAAGCCGATCCGAAGCCGCCCGAGCCGACAACGACTTCGTCCGCGCCGTCACAGCCGGGGGATATGCCGGCCGATATCGGCCCGGACCCGTTCGCCGACGCCCTGCTGCCCGACGACCTCATGGTCCCGCCGGGCGACCCCGCGGTCGCCGGCCAACCCCTCGCCGCACCGATGATCCCGCCGATGACGGGGATCCCCGCCATGGGTGGCGGGTCGGGCGGCGGCCTTCCGTCCGGGTCCGCTCCGATGCCGGCGGCGCTCGACAACCTCACCCCACCGCGGTTGCCGAGCGGCGACCTTTCCGACCTGCACGACGGGCCCTTGCCGGACGAGCAGCTCGACGAGGTCCCGATCGAGCCGGTGGATGGCGAAGACAAACCGGGGGAGGAGCCGGCTCCGGCCCTCGACGAGTCGACGGTCGTGAACCTGCCCGACGGCGAGACGGTTACCGCGCCGACACCGCAGCTGGCCGCCGCCATCACGGCCGCGGTGGCGGGGACGCCCATCGCCGAGGCCTTCCGACAGCAAGGCATCACGATTCCGGCTCCGGGCACTGCGGTGGCACATCCCGTCGACCCCGTGCGGGTGCTGCCCGGCGACATCGGCATGCTCACCGACCGGCATGCGCTCGCATTGGGCAACGGGAAAGTCGTTTTCAACAATCAGATCCAACCCATCGCCAGCGTCACCGGCCCGAGCTTCCTAGGGTGGGAGCATCCGCCGGAACCGGATGACAAGACGAAGACCCCACGGCCTGATCCACAAGAACAGTCCGACCAACCGGCTCCGACCCGGCCGGCGGTCACAGCCGGCCCGCCGGCGATAGGAGAGTGA
- a CDS encoding ESX-1 secretion-associated protein: protein MAERIHVVPDELRRAARDHQDTAEQLSTVPSRHADILASLDSLGPIFGELRDAGRELLDQRRACYEQQAAAHAELATNLRHAADVWEHQDTAAAAELGRIAEDGP, encoded by the coding sequence ATGGCAGAGCGCATCCACGTGGTGCCCGACGAGCTGCGCCGCGCGGCACGTGACCACCAGGACACCGCCGAGCAGCTGAGCACGGTGCCGTCCCGCCACGCCGACATTCTGGCCAGCCTCGATTCGCTCGGGCCGATCTTCGGTGAGCTACGCGACGCCGGCCGCGAACTGCTGGACCAGCGCCGGGCGTGTTATGAGCAGCAGGCGGCCGCGCACGCCGAACTCGCCACGAACCTGCGCCATGCCGCCGATGTGTGGGAACACCAGGACACCGCCGCCGCCGCCGAGCTCGGTCGCATCGCAGAGGACGGTCCATGA
- a CDS encoding DUF2694 family protein yields the protein MTEPEPEFDATHPSGHILFRSCRGGYLHSVALAEPAMDAEAHTLAQAILLTADVSHLKALMGVRAEILAAGHTPSDEVAGSRDLKLATEALVQHQLRPEEF from the coding sequence ATGACCGAACCCGAACCCGAGTTCGACGCGACGCACCCCAGTGGCCACATCCTGTTCAGGTCCTGCCGGGGTGGCTATCTGCACAGCGTGGCCCTGGCCGAGCCTGCGATGGACGCCGAAGCGCACACGCTGGCGCAGGCCATCCTGCTGACGGCGGATGTGTCGCATCTGAAGGCGCTGATGGGAGTCCGCGCCGAAATTCTGGCGGCCGGCCACACTCCTTCGGACGAGGTGGCAGGCAGCCGCGATCTCAAACTCGCCACCGAGGCGCTGGTGCAGCATCAGCTGCGGCCGGAAGAGTTCTGA
- the lipE gene encoding lipase LipE yields MSPSPVREGRIRVPADLDAVTDIGAEDHVDISAASVDRIWRSVRHWYAAGMHPAIQLCLRHNGKVVLNRAIGHGWGNGPDDPPDAERVPVTVETPFCVYSAAKAISTTVVHMLVERGAFSLDDRVCEYLPNYTSHGKDRTTIRHVITHSAGVPFATGPRPNLKRMNESDYAREKLGELKPIHRPGLIHIYHGLTWGPLVREIVSAATGRNIRNILAEEILDPLGFRWTNYGVAERDVPLVAPSHVTGKPLPAPIAKAFRTAVGGTPAQIIPFSNTPLFLTGVIPSSSTVSNADELSRFAEILRRGGELDGVRVMRAETLRAATAQARRLRPDLATGLAPIRWGTGYMLGSTRFGPFGRNAPAAFGHTGLTNIAVWTDPERQLSVGLISSGKPGQHREAGRYTDVLDSINAEIPRVRG; encoded by the coding sequence GTGAGCCCCTCCCCCGTCCGCGAAGGACGCATCCGCGTTCCGGCCGACCTCGACGCCGTCACCGATATCGGCGCCGAGGACCACGTTGACATCTCGGCCGCGAGCGTGGACCGGATCTGGCGCTCGGTGCGGCACTGGTATGCGGCCGGCATGCATCCCGCCATTCAGCTGTGCCTGCGCCACAACGGAAAAGTTGTGCTCAACCGCGCGATCGGCCACGGCTGGGGCAACGGCCCCGACGACCCGCCGGACGCCGAGCGCGTGCCGGTCACTGTCGAGACTCCGTTCTGTGTGTACTCCGCCGCTAAGGCGATCAGCACGACGGTGGTGCACATGCTCGTCGAGCGGGGCGCGTTCTCCCTTGACGACCGGGTTTGCGAGTACCTGCCGAACTACACCAGCCACGGCAAGGATCGCACCACCATCCGGCATGTGATCACCCACAGCGCCGGGGTGCCCTTCGCCACCGGCCCGCGACCGAACCTCAAGCGGATGAACGAAAGCGATTACGCCCGAGAGAAACTGGGCGAGCTCAAACCCATCCACCGACCCGGACTGATTCACATCTACCACGGCCTGACCTGGGGACCGCTGGTCCGCGAGATCGTCTCCGCTGCGACGGGGCGCAATATTCGTAACATCCTCGCCGAGGAGATTCTGGACCCGCTGGGTTTCCGGTGGACCAATTACGGTGTGGCCGAACGGGACGTTCCTCTCGTGGCACCGAGCCACGTGACAGGCAAGCCGCTTCCGGCGCCGATCGCCAAGGCGTTTCGCACCGCTGTCGGGGGCACGCCGGCGCAGATCATCCCGTTCTCCAACACCCCGCTGTTCCTGACCGGTGTCATCCCGTCCTCCAGCACCGTCTCCAACGCCGACGAATTGTCCCGCTTCGCTGAAATTCTGCGCCGCGGCGGTGAACTCGACGGTGTCCGGGTCATGCGGGCGGAAACCTTACGGGCGGCGACGGCGCAGGCCCGGCGGCTACGACCGGACCTTGCGACCGGCCTCGCGCCGATTCGATGGGGTACCGGCTACATGCTGGGCTCCACCCGGTTCGGGCCGTTCGGACGCAACGCGCCTGCCGCTTTCGGCCACACCGGTCTGACCAACATCGCGGTCTGGACCGATCCGGAGCGGCAGCTGTCGGTCGGGCTGATCAGCAGCGGCAAGCCCGGCCAGCATCGCGAAGCCGGCCGGTACACCGACGTGCTGGACAGCATCAACGCCGAAATCCCGCGCGTTCGCGGGTGA